The proteins below come from a single Limosilactobacillus reuteri genomic window:
- a CDS encoding DHHA1 domain-containing protein codes for MAQRLIKLFSHNDLDGFGAPLLLKTLQPVMFEDTEFDMTNCGAGRIDEELSRWMQTAEVGRFTDVYIMDMTPDSDYSFKLLNERFANHWLVFDHHESEAELRQKYAANSIVPADPTVNPSATSLVWDWLKQQSSFTKIDEQRQKDLAYLVELIRAYDTWDWQNDPEMNEQERIDADNLDQLFWFYPLQDSEEFVQNVFNTSWQQYQEENRLLIRTLNERRAKYLKSHLKDILITDIDDHKFGVVYASDYKSEIAHELLVQHPEVDAALVVSPVSVSLRSNGKLDVAKFAEKYFNGGGHADAAGGRLTVNPIEIGEQAVIDDLKQTITNQQNEQKSNESTLADNLDPEVAAKMAALFGKK; via the coding sequence ATGGCACAACGGTTAATAAAATTATTTTCCCACAATGATTTAGATGGATTCGGGGCTCCATTATTATTAAAAACACTACAACCAGTAATGTTTGAAGACACAGAGTTTGATATGACAAACTGTGGCGCTGGACGAATCGATGAAGAGTTAAGTCGATGGATGCAAACAGCGGAAGTAGGGCGATTTACAGATGTTTACATCATGGATATGACGCCAGATAGCGATTATTCATTTAAGTTATTGAATGAACGTTTCGCTAATCATTGGCTTGTCTTTGACCATCATGAAAGTGAAGCAGAACTACGACAAAAGTATGCGGCCAATAGTATCGTACCTGCTGATCCAACAGTTAACCCAAGTGCCACAAGCTTGGTATGGGATTGGTTAAAACAACAATCGTCTTTTACAAAGATTGATGAGCAACGGCAAAAAGACCTTGCTTATCTTGTGGAATTGATTCGGGCATATGATACTTGGGATTGGCAAAATGATCCAGAAATGAATGAGCAGGAACGAATTGATGCCGATAATCTTGATCAGCTCTTTTGGTTTTATCCCCTCCAAGATTCGGAAGAGTTTGTCCAAAATGTTTTTAATACCAGCTGGCAACAATATCAGGAAGAAAATCGGCTGTTGATTCGGACACTAAACGAACGGCGGGCAAAGTACCTTAAGAGCCATTTGAAAGATATTTTAATTACAGATATCGATGATCATAAATTTGGTGTCGTATATGCAAGTGACTATAAATCTGAAATTGCCCACGAATTATTAGTGCAACATCCAGAAGTCGATGCGGCCTTGGTAGTCAGTCCGGTTAGCGTGTCGCTTCGAAGCAACGGAAAGTTAGATGTGGCTAAATTTGCTGAAAAATACTTTAATGGTGGCGGTCATGCTGATGCTGCAGGTGGCCGGTTAACGGTTAATCCGATTGAAATTGGTGAGCAAGCAGTCATTGATGACCTTAAGCAAACGATCACTAATCAGCAAAATGAACAAAAATCAAATGAAAGTACGCTTGCCGATAATCTTGATCCCGAAGTAGCAGCAAAGATGGCAGCTTTGTTTGGGAAGAAGTAA